In Caloramator sp. E03, the sequence TCTATTAAAATTGACTTTCCTGCACCAGTTTCTCCAGTTAAAATATTTAATCCCTCTGAAAAACTTATATCTAAACTATCAATGAGTGCAAAATTTTTTATATGAAGCTTAAGGAGCATTTATACTCCTCCTATTCATTTAATATTTTTTTAAACTTTATAACCATTTCCTGTGCCTTTTCAGGAGTTCTTGCAATTATAAGTATAGTATTATCTCCTGCAACACTTCCTACAAGGCCATCAAGTCCCATATTATCAATTGCTTCTCCAGCTGCAGGACCAGAACCCGAGAGTGTTTTTACCAATACAATATTGTTTACATAGTCAATATTAATTACAGATTGGGTAAAAATACTTATAAATTTATCAGTTAATATGCTTTTTCCTTGAGAAATAGGTGCATATTTATATTTTCCGCTGCTTGAAAGAACTTTAATTAATTTTAATTCCTTTATATCCCTTGATACAGTTGCTTGGGTAACATCTATTCCCGCCCTTCTCAATTCATCAACAAGTTCTTCTTGAGTTTCAATATCCTTCTCACCAATTATTTCTAATATCTTTGCATGCCTTGCAATTTTCATAAAAAAACTCCTTTCTTTATTCCCTTTCATTCTTCAGTTTATTCCTTAAGACATCATAAAAACTTCTATCTAAAACCTTTATAAGTTTCGTGGTATATGGAGCTTTTTTTATAATAACACTGTCCCCATTTTTAAGCTTATATCCTTTTTGACCATCTGTGGTTAAATATACACATTGGCTATCATCTGCAACTTCTACCCTAACGATTTCATCTTTTGATATAACAATTGATCTTGCACTTAGTGAATGACAGCATATTGGAGTTATTATTATAGCTTCTATTTTAGGATTTAATATAGGCCCTCCTGCAGATAAGGAATAAGCAGTTGAACCAGTCGGGGTTGATATAATTATTCCATCTGCATTATATGTATCCATATATTCATTATTAACAAAAACCTTCAAGGTTATA encodes:
- a CDS encoding arginine repressor, with product MKIARHAKILEIIGEKDIETQEELVDELRRAGIDVTQATVSRDIKELKLIKVLSSSGKYKYAPISQGKSILTDKFISIFTQSVINIDYVNNIVLVKTLSGSGPAAGEAIDNMGLDGLVGSVAGDNTILIIARTPEKAQEMVIKFKKILNE